One Candidatus Neomarinimicrobiota bacterium genomic window carries:
- a CDS encoding DNA-directed RNA polymerase subunit alpha, with the protein MAAFQRPKRLFSDPKTATPTFAHFQAQPFERGFGTTIGNAMRRVLLSSIEGAAITAVKIDGILHEFSSIPAVREDVTDVIMNLKKIPITLNVNHPKTLYLESTGEGDLKSGDIKPDPDVEILDPDIFIATVNDKARLKMEMRVKPGRGYVPADENMDEDLDISYIPLDSIHSPVKKVDFGVEAARLGQ; encoded by the coding sequence ATGGCAGCTTTTCAAAGACCCAAAAGACTTTTTAGTGATCCCAAGACCGCTACCCCGACCTTCGCGCATTTCCAAGCCCAGCCTTTTGAGCGAGGATTTGGTACGACCATTGGAAATGCGATGCGCAGAGTTTTACTCTCGTCTATCGAAGGCGCAGCCATCACGGCAGTGAAAATCGACGGGATTCTCCATGAATTTTCATCCATTCCCGCGGTACGGGAGGATGTCACCGACGTGATCATGAATTTGAAGAAGATTCCAATCACACTGAATGTCAATCACCCCAAGACGCTCTATCTGGAGTCGACAGGTGAAGGTGATCTCAAGTCCGGGGATATCAAGCCCGATCCGGATGTGGAAATCCTGGATCCGGACATCTTTATTGCCACCGTCAATGATAAGGCACGTCTCAAAATGGAAATGAGAGTGAAACCTGGCCGCGGGTACGTTCCGGCTGACGAGAATATGGACGAAGACCTGGACATCTCGTACATTCCTCTGGATTCGATCCATTCTCCGGTCAAGAAGGTTGATTTCGGTGTTGAGGCGGCGCGACTGGGTCAGTT